A genomic window from Rhodococcus sp. KBS0724 includes:
- a CDS encoding GntR family transcriptional regulator, whose amino-acid sequence MSPVEHSTGSLRDQVYQSIRADLMTGKITPAERLSEERLAQIYGVSRTPVREALARLQSDGLVQRGEHGLYPYRPRLEDLNGLYELRILLELQGIRRVLDTEYARHNADVLGAELDKWYALRTHSPNPDSSFVTLDEEFHTALLVSAGNPALTEALATVNAKIRPVRMFDYPTPAGIEATVDEHIAIAELVLDNKLPQALDSLRAHIDDGRLVVVEHARQALSLAALASAVRY is encoded by the coding sequence ATGTCCCCCGTCGAACATTCGACCGGGTCGCTGCGGGATCAGGTGTATCAGTCGATCCGGGCCGATCTGATGACCGGGAAAATCACGCCGGCAGAACGCCTGAGTGAGGAGCGGCTAGCCCAGATCTACGGTGTTTCGAGAACTCCGGTGCGAGAAGCTCTGGCCCGGTTGCAATCTGACGGTTTGGTTCAACGAGGCGAGCACGGGCTGTACCCGTACCGGCCGCGCCTGGAAGACCTCAACGGATTGTACGAGCTGCGAATACTGCTCGAACTACAGGGAATTCGCCGAGTGCTCGACACCGAGTACGCCCGGCACAACGCTGATGTTCTGGGAGCCGAACTCGACAAGTGGTATGCGTTGCGCACGCACTCACCCAACCCGGATTCCAGCTTTGTCACCCTCGACGAGGAGTTTCACACGGCGCTGTTGGTCTCGGCCGGAAATCCCGCACTGACCGAGGCCTTGGCTACCGTCAATGCCAAGATCCGGCCGGTGCGGATGTTCGACTATCCGACGCCGGCCGGAATCGAAGCTACGGTCGACGAGCACATCGCGATCGCTGAACTCGTCCTCGACAACAAGCTGCCGCAAGCCTTGGACTCATTGCGGGCGCACATCGACGACGGGCGGCTCGTGGTAGTCGAGCACGCCCGCCAGGCACTGTCGTTGGCGGCCCTGGCGAGCGCGGTTCGATACTGA